The nucleotide window TGGAACTGGAATCTGATGGGTTTCTATCAAGACCAGCGCAACAACCCTGTCACCGACAGCACCTGGACCAAGCTCGATGACTTTTGGGTACTGAATACCCGGTTGCGATACGAAATAAATCCGGGGTGCGACTTGGCACTTACCGTCAAAAACCTCACCAACAGCGACTATTCAACACCCTCTCAAAGCTTGGGCAAACCGCAAGGCATTCCTAATCGTGGGCGGGAATTGAATGCGGCGATTGAATGGAAGTTTTAATCTGCTGCGAACATGGTCACTCCCGCAAGAGCCCTTCACGAATCACTGGCCACCTGAATCCTGTGAGGGTGCGAGGCGGGATTGCAGAAAACATGAATAAAACTGGTGATTTTCAGTTTTGGCGTGAATAATACTCATAATAAAGGCGAATCCCTCACCATCTTTCTCTTTATTTTTCTCTCTTTCAAATGGAGCAAGTCTTAACCCCGTTTGCAAAAGGGGCGTGGTGCAGCAGGGGATTTGTTGTCGGCGATTCATTACCCCGGAAACAACCATGATCGAAATCCGTCACCTTAGAACCCTCATCGCCCTGCGCGAAACAGGTAGTTTGGTGGAGGCGGCCGAGCGTTTATTCCTGACGCAATCGGCACTCTCGCACCAGCTCAAAGAATTGGAATCACGCTTGGAGTGCGAGTTGTTTATTCGCAAAAGCCGCCCGTTGCGGTTTAGTGAAGCGGGTAAGCGAATCCTGCAGTTGGCGGACGAGGTAGTCGCCAGTGTCAGCGAAGCCGAGCGCGATGTAAAAAAACTCGTGCACGGCGAAGCGGGGCGTTTGTACATGGCAATTGAATGCCATAGCTGCTTCAACTGGTTAATGCCCACCATCGATATTTATCGCAACCAATGGCCGGGAATTGAGTTGGATTTTTCTGGTGGTTTTACCTTTGAGCCATTACCCGCATTGGCGCAGGGTGATATCGATTTGGTCATTACATCTGATCCGCAACCGATCAAAGGCGTGGAGTATGTCCCGTTGTTTGGGTACGAGATGCAAATTGCGCTCGCTAATAATCATGCATTAGTCGAGCGGACTTTTTTACAGCCACAAGATTTGGTTGACCAAACACTCATTACTTATCCGGTTGCGCGCAATCGCCTGGATATTTTCAAACAATTTTTAGAGCCTGCACAATGTGAACCCAAGGCGGTGCGTACATCAGAGCTGACATTAATGATGGTGCAATTGGTTGCCAGTGGGCGCGGTGTTTGCGCGTTACCCAACTGGGTATTGGCGGAATATGTGCAACAGGGAATTATCAGTGTGCGCTCTGCAGGCGCTAAAGGAATCTGGCCGACCCTTTACGCGGCAGTGCGTGAAGAACAATTATTATCGCCATTTGTGCAAGATTTTTTGCAGTTGGCCAAAGCGCATTGTTTAAAGCATTTACAGGGTGTTATCCAGATTACTTAGAGTGGAAACGTAATGGTATTGCGGTAGTTGTCGAGCAGCGAAGCCAATTTTGAAAACTGTGGCCCTACCGCGGACTTAACCATATAACCCGCAATATTCTCGTGATAAGCACGGGATTTATCAGAGTCGGCATCTGACGTCGTCAGCACAAAAATAATAGAGTCTTGCAATACGTTGTCCTGTCGCACTTCTTGTAAAAATTCAAAACCGTCCATGCGCGGCATATTAAGATCCAGCAAAACAATGTAGGGTTTTTCTATGGTGAGTTCACTATGATTCGCGCGCAATATCTCTAGCGCTTCAATACCATCGCGCGCCAAGGTGACAGGAAAATCCATCGCGTGCTTACGTAAACTGCGTACGACAGATTCTGCTGCGACATCATCGTCATCGACAATCAGAATATTAACTTTCACAGGGTTATTCATCGATATCTTTCCTCGCAAAACGTGGCCACCACACATGGAAGCTGCAGCCTTTACTATCGGTGTTGCTGATAAGTTCAATTTGTCCGCCGTGGCTTTCGGTTAACCGCTTGGCCAATGCAAGGCCGATTCCGCTGCCGTTGGAAGAGTGGTTACCCAGTGTTTGGAACAAACGAAATACACGCTCTTGGGCTGCAACAGGAATGCCGGGGCCGTTATCGCTCACTTTAAATAAACAATAACTGCCACTG belongs to Cellvibrio sp. pealriver and includes:
- a CDS encoding LysR family transcriptional regulator, whose amino-acid sequence is MIEIRHLRTLIALRETGSLVEAAERLFLTQSALSHQLKELESRLECELFIRKSRPLRFSEAGKRILQLADEVVASVSEAERDVKKLVHGEAGRLYMAIECHSCFNWLMPTIDIYRNQWPGIELDFSGGFTFEPLPALAQGDIDLVITSDPQPIKGVEYVPLFGYEMQIALANNHALVERTFLQPQDLVDQTLITYPVARNRLDIFKQFLEPAQCEPKAVRTSELTLMMVQLVASGRGVCALPNWVLAEYVQQGIISVRSAGAKGIWPTLYAAVREEQLLSPFVQDFLQLAKAHCLKHLQGVIQIT
- a CDS encoding response regulator: MNNPVKVNILIVDDDDVAAESVVRSLRKHAMDFPVTLARDGIEALEILRANHSELTIEKPYIVLLDLNMPRMDGFEFLQEVRQDNVLQDSIIFVLTTSDADSDKSRAYHENIAGYMVKSAVGPQFSKLASLLDNYRNTITFPL